A window of the Brassica napus cultivar Da-Ae chromosome C5, Da-Ae, whole genome shotgun sequence genome harbors these coding sequences:
- the LOC125587993 gene encoding uncharacterized protein LOC125587993 isoform X2, which yields MARDREGGINTAKIATLQKIMKFRMEQQQMHDEHMQKRRMHNQELDPKPPDSVQYRSSKHKCYKEEEPGRGQQSLKQPANTLSQYHQTSLTPKSIDHFSKYKSSNDIQLYSFSGKGDYFEWERTMDRWLWYNRILKKERLAFAISQLKGNAYKWWLQEEDDRRFYKEPAITTWESLKLLLRDKYASKGHTSLKSPKKKVISATDFKSEKSETKMADYEKEISSLVKEILKTSKHLDKQKKLPKNREPVATVSDLKDEEPYVIFYF from the exons ATGGCAAGAGATCGAGAAGGAGGAATCAACACTGCTAAGATTGCTACTTTGCAGAAGATAATGAAATTCAGAATGGAACAACAGCAGATGCATGATGAGCATATGCAGAAAAGGAGAATGCATAATCAAGAGCTTGATCCCAAACCACCAGATTCTGTCCAATACAGATCAAGCAAGCATAAGTGCTATAAGGAAGAGGAACCAGGACGTGGCCAGCAATCTCTCAAGCAGCCAGCCAACACTTTGAGCCAATATCATCAAACTTCTCTTACTCCTAAATCAATAGATCATTTTTCTAAATACAAATCTTCTAATGATATTCAACTGTATTCTTTTTCAGGAAAAGGTGACTATTTTGAGTGGGAAAGAACCATGGACAGGTGGCTTTGGTACAACAGAATCCTTAAGAAAGAAAGATTAGCTTTTGCAATATCCCAGCTCAAAGGAAATGCTTATAAGTGGTggttgcaagaagaagatgatcgcAG GTTCTACAAGGAACCagctatcaccacttgggaaaGTCTGAAGTTGTTACTAAGGGATAAGTATGCATCCAAAGGCCACACATCTCTGAAATCTCCAAAGAAGAAAGTCATATCCGCAACAGACTTCAAAAGTGAAAAATCAGAAACCAAGATGGCTGATTATGAGAAAGAAATCAGCAGCCTTGTTAAGGAGATTCTTAAGACCAGCAAGCACTTAGACAAGCAGAAGAAGCTCCCAAAGAATCGAGAACCAGTTGCTACTGTCTCAGATCTCAaagatgaagaaccttatgttatcttttatttctaa
- the LOC125587993 gene encoding uncharacterized protein LOC125587993 isoform X1, with protein MARDREGGINTAKIATLQKIMKFRMEQQQMHDEHMQKRRMHNQELDPKPPDSVQYRSSKHKCYKEEEPGRGQQSLKQPANTLSQYHQTSLTPKSIDHFSKYKSSNDIQLYSFSGKGDYFEWERTMDRWLWYNRILKKERLAFAISQLKGNAYKWWLQEEDDRRFYKEPAITTWESLKLLLRDKYASKGHTSLKSPKKKVISATDFKSEKSETKMADCEKEISSLVKEILKTSKHLDKQKKLPKNREPVATVSDLKDEEPYVIFYF; from the exons ATGGCAAGAGATCGAGAAGGAGGAATCAACACTGCTAAGATTGCTACTTTGCAGAAGATAATGAAATTCAGAATGGAACAACAGCAGATGCATGATGAGCATATGCAGAAAAGGAGAATGCATAATCAAGAGCTTGATCCCAAACCACCAGATTCTGTCCAATACAGATCAAGCAAGCATAAGTGCTATAAGGAAGAGGAACCAGGACGTGGCCAGCAATCTCTCAAGCAGCCAGCCAACACTTTGAGCCAATATCATCAAACTTCTCTTACTCCTAAATCAATAGATCATTTTTCTAAATACAAATCTTCTAATGATATTCAACTGTATTCTTTTTCAGGAAAAGGTGACTATTTTGAGTGGGAAAGAACCATGGACAGGTGGCTTTGGTACAACAGAATCCTTAAGAAAGAAAGATTAGCTTTTGCAATATCCCAGCTCAAAGGAAATGCTTATAAGTGGTggttgcaagaagaagatgatcgcAGGTTCTACAAGGAACCagctatcaccacttgggaaaGTCTGAAGTTGTTACTAAG GGATAAGTATGCATCCAAAGGCCACACATCTCTGAAATCTCCAAAGAAGAAAGTCATATCCGCAACAGACTTCAAAAGTGAAAAATCAGAAACCAAGATGGCTGATTGTGAGAAAGAAATCAGCAGCCTTGTTAAGGAGATTCTTAAGACCAGCAAGCACTTAGACAAGCAGAAGAAGCTCCCAAAGAATCGAGAACCAGTTGCTACTGTCTCAGATCTCAaagatgaagaaccttatgttatcttttatttctaa